A single window of Bombus pascuorum chromosome 1, iyBomPasc1.1, whole genome shotgun sequence DNA harbors:
- the LOC132906495 gene encoding lateral signaling target protein 2 homolog isoform X2, with protein MESIRKWFYRPKRDDTSLLAQFFYADESLNAVACELDSFDGRQEPERCTTLVNQLRHCQDKVLTICSQIMDDLIPESRANRDFRVKFPDDVMQENLAGQLWFGAECLAAGSSIMNREAESSAMRPLARALTKSLDIVRNLLREHALKGHMNLKTQYPLDPSLEKLIESLKIFDRLFADFELCYVGAMVPVKSTKEYEQQELVCVLFSETLQRALERGLLSQADVDNYEPALMFTIPRLAIVSGLLAPPGGPLCLNSPDNISEVFRPFRSLLLKIRELLWTLNNRELYMLEKLLCSNEEPPGPIPQSSKSSACQDIPDLEEFVHNFYTGYPNCKDFIVDFYTVTKNTGNNMDEVADDVVQILEEESRLTEGNSDQEVEDRGTMIETGPNRLNISVNGYEEAVRCNGNTRTSSERESVGDEVQYHIKKPASSSNSSRYLSCDDSPCSRRIECPASPVSMVDSMVEQVVPEDSISSVNENRCGEQLHKQQDEFITSDITEILGSSDHHIEIPQTQYLLNQVSHENNVTGETVHIQNSLPDLDSKKLISEANKTLSNLLLDGECQNEICEQTDSGICTVISSENTSLYDKSPEEKKTFANEIQEDEHGLDDEDTQENTSYSCSNLNSPKRKSSTISDNSCVCSLRSVKTVASLDHSIEVHNLHAANTEAVKNIPRISSNFDGTNEEFVGVAYGNGQISVCDSNQSSFQINYSENWENLNLSIDASTSRKEFWSDLKCENCPSTSQNIEKIGSKIEQYTQDKIATSKKMKDEKQRRRHQRKHERNGQKLHHGVQESRVQNFQNVRSSASTESSRSNSTDRCLNPRLISYGASLHPSQNTRQMPNFGSSPHASPRLQHFETRSTPGSGQRTSSIASRAQRNSSPQNRKLLDHRRSRSEQIIRMKRRDFEKRDKYERANPRSEQTKRKLGSRSPNELMNDGLGPRTDKSGLANEIISPVTTQTVSYGIQKDNNTQRATRAVRLVNATTVQGTQSVSSDHILVHKPDAGSSSSCSSCCDLSSETSEFQSDCQDDEEIALAMQAAEIANNYKIRAKFRSSEDLVHRLFVCIAGVADQLQTNFASDLRNILKCVFLMNSSQTVEDGEIKDESSVSENHMTSPLNDTVTNHDRQDLLQEYEDDLEETPITTDHNTSTITERGEECVERAPAWIPDNDAPRCMACQAGFTVVRRRHHCRNCGKVFCGRCSSNNVPLPRYGHTKPVRVCNRCFLYQVTPFTVSPVTPAS; from the exons AGGGACGACACGAGCCTGCTCGCTCAGTTTTTCTACGCGGACGAGTCTTTGAACGCGGTCGCTTGCGAGTTGGACTCGTTCGATGGTCGTCAGGAGCCAGAAAGATGCACCACGTTGGTCAATCAGCTGCGCCACTGTCAGGACAAAGTGTTAACGATATGCAGTCAAATAATGGACGATCTCATTCCGGAGAGCAGGGCAAACCGAGACTTCAGGGTGAAATTTCCTGACGACGTGATGCAGGAGAATCTCGCTGGGCAGCTGTGGTTCGGAGCTGAATGCTTAGCAGCTGGATCCTCGATCATGAACAGGGAGGCTGAAAGTTCAGCCATGAGGCCGCTGGCAAGGGCTTTGACTAAGTCGTTGGACATCGTCAGGAATTTGCTCAGAGAGCACGCGTTAAAAGGTCACATGAACCTGAag ACGCAATACCCGTTGGACCCATCACTAGAGAAGCTGATCGAGTCGCTGAAGATCTTTGACCGGTTGTTCGCTGATTTCGAGCTGTGCTATGTGGGCGCCATGGTACCGGTGAAATCGACGAAGGAGTACGAGCAGCAGGAGCTCGTTTGCGTTTTATTTTCGGAGACGCTGCAAAGAGCTCTCGAACGTGGATTGCTCAGCCAGGCCGATGTAGATAATTACGAGCCGGCTCTGATGTTTACTATTCCTCGTTTGGCGATTGTTTCTGGCCTCTTGGCTCCGCCTGGAGGCCCTCTGTGCCTCAATTCCCCCGACAACATCAGCGAAGTGTTTAGACCTTTTAGG TCGCTTCTTCTAAAAATAAGAGAACTTCTTTGGACATTGAACAACCGCGAGCTCTACATGCTGGAGAAACTGCTGTGCTCGAACGAGGAGCCTCCGGGTCCCATCCCGCAGTCGTCAAAGTCGTCCGCGTGCCAGGACATTCCCGACCTGGAGGAGTTCGTTCACAATTTTTATACCGGTTATCCGAACTGTAAAGACTTCATCGTAGATTTTTACACAGTGACGAAAAACACGGGGAACAATATGGACGAGGTGGCGGACGACGTGGTTCAAATCTTAGAGGAAGAAAGTCGTTTGACAGAAGGGAATAGCGATCAGGAGGTGGAGGACCGGGGAACAATGATAGAAACCGGGCCTAATCGCTTAAACATATCCGTGAACGGGTACGAGGAGGCTGTGAGGTGTAACGGTAACACGAGGACATCCAGTGAACGAGAAAGTGTTGGTGACGAAGTGCAGTATCATATTAAAAAGCCAGCAAGCTCTTCGAACAGCAGTAGATACTTATCTTGCGACGATAGTCCTTGCTCCAGAAGAATAGAATGTCCCGCGAGTCCTGTTTCAATGGTAGATTCGATGGTGGAGCAGGTCGTTCCAGAAGATAGTATTTCAAGCGTGAACGAGAATAGATGTGGCGAACAATTACACAAACAGCAAGACGAATTTATCACCTCGGATATCACCGAGATTTTAGGCAGCTCCGATCATCACATCGAAATCCCTCAAACGCAGTATCTGCTGAACCAAGTGTCGCACGAGAACAACGTAACTGGTGAGACGGTACACATTCAAAACTCTTTGCCTGACTTGGATTCGAAGAAGCTGATATCCGAGGCGAATAAAACGTTATCGAATTTGTTGCTGGATGGAGAGTGTCAGAACGAGATCTGCGAGCAGACTGACTCGGGAATTTGTACGGTGATTTCGTCGGAGAATACCAGTTTGTACGATAAGAGTCCCGAAGAGAAGAAGACTTTCGCCAACGAGATCCAAGAGGACGAGCACGGATTAGATGACGAAGATACGCAAGAGAATACCAGTTATTCTTGTTCCAATCTGAATTCACCGAAGAGAAAGAGCTCCACGATATCGGATAACTCGTGCGTCTGTAGTCTAAGAAGCGTGAAGACAGTCGCGTCGTTGGACCACTCGATCGAGGTGCACAACCTGCACGCGGCTAACACAGAGGCTGTGAAAAACATTCCACGAATATCGTCGAACTTCGATGGGACGAACGAAGAGTTCGTTGGAGTCGCGTACGGCAATGGGCAGATTTCCGTCTGCGACTCGAACCAGTCTAGTTTTCAGATCaattattcagaaaattgGGAAAATCTCAATTTAAGCATTGATGCGTCTACTTCGAGGAAAGAATTCTGGAGCGACCTGAAGTGTGAAAACTGCCCGTCCACGTCGCAGAACATTGAAAAGATCGGCTCGAAGATCGAGCAGTATACCCAGGATAAGATCGCAACGTCGAAGAAGATGAAGGACGAGAAGCAGAGGAGACGGCATCAACGTAAGCACGAACGGAACGGGCAAAAACTTCATCACGGGGTACAGGAGAGCAGGGTGCAGAACTTTCAAAACGTACGCTCGTCGGCGAGCACGGAGAGTTCCAGATCAAACTCGACGGATCGTTGTTTGAATCCTAGGCTGATCAGTTACGGAGCAAGTCTGCATCCCAGCCAGAACACCAGGCAGATGCCTAATTTTGGTAGCAGCCCTCATGCTAGTCCGCGGTTGCAGCACTTCGAAACTCGTAGCACGCCTGGATCAGGCCAGAGGACTTCTAGTATCGCTTCCAGAGCTCAGAGAAACTCATCTCCGCAAAATAGAAAGCTTCTCGATCATAGGAGATCTAGGTCAGAGCAAATTATCAGAATGAAGAGGAGAGACTTTGAAAAGAGAGATAAGTACGAACGAGCTAATCCCAGGTCGGAGCAGACCAAGAGAAAATTAGGAAGTAGAAGTCCTAATGAACTGATGAACGATGGTTTGGGACCAAGAACGGATAAAAGCGGCCTGGCAAATGAGATAATCTCGCCGGTCACGACGCAGACCGTGTCGTATGGAATACAAAAAGACAATAACACGCAGAGAGCTACGCGAGCTGTGAGGCTAGTGAACGCAACTACGGTTCAAGGGACGCAGTCGGTCAGTTCGGATCATATCCTGGTTCATAAGCCGGATGCTGGGTCCAGTTCGAGCTGCTCGAGTTGCTGTGACTTGAGTTCGGAAACCAGCGAGTTTCAGAGTGATTGTCAGGATGATGAGGAGATAGCCTTGGCTATGCAGGCCGCTGAGATTGCGAACAATTACAAGATTCGAGCGAAATTTCG GTCATCCGAAGATCTCGTTCatcgtttattcgtttgtaTAGCCGGTGTGGCAGATCAATTGCAGACTAATTTCGCATCGGATCTGCGCAATATTTTGAAGTGTGTGTTCCTGATGAACAGTAGTCAAACCGTGGAAGACGGTGAGATAAAGGATGAAAGTTCAGTATCTGAAAATCATATGACAAGCCCGTTGAACGATACGGTTACAAACCATGATCGACAGgatttattacaagaataCGAGGACGATTTGGAAGAGACTCCCATCACCACCGATCATAATACGT CGACCATAACCGAGCGTGGCGAGGAGTGTGTGGAAAGGGCACCAGCTTGGATACCGGACAACGACGCACCTCGTTGTATGGCGTGTCAAGCAGGGTTCACGGTGGTGAGACGCAGACACCATTGCAGAAATTGTGGCAAGGTGTTCTGCGGTCGTTGCAGCAGCAACAACGTTCCCCTGCCCCGTTATGGGCACACGAAGCCTGTCAGGGTATGCAACAGGTGTTTCCTGTATCAGGTGACGCCGTTCACGGTGTCCCCAGTGACGCCAGCGAGCTGA
- the LOC132906495 gene encoding lateral signaling target protein 2 homolog isoform X1, which produces MESIRKWFYRPKRDDTSLLAQFFYADESLNAVACELDSFDGRQEPERCTTLVNQLRHCQDKVLTICSQIMDDLIPESRANRDFRVKFPDDVMQENLAGQLWFGAECLAAGSSIMNREAESSAMRPLARALTKSLDIVRNLLREHALKGHMNLKYLFQTQYPLDPSLEKLIESLKIFDRLFADFELCYVGAMVPVKSTKEYEQQELVCVLFSETLQRALERGLLSQADVDNYEPALMFTIPRLAIVSGLLAPPGGPLCLNSPDNISEVFRPFRSLLLKIRELLWTLNNRELYMLEKLLCSNEEPPGPIPQSSKSSACQDIPDLEEFVHNFYTGYPNCKDFIVDFYTVTKNTGNNMDEVADDVVQILEEESRLTEGNSDQEVEDRGTMIETGPNRLNISVNGYEEAVRCNGNTRTSSERESVGDEVQYHIKKPASSSNSSRYLSCDDSPCSRRIECPASPVSMVDSMVEQVVPEDSISSVNENRCGEQLHKQQDEFITSDITEILGSSDHHIEIPQTQYLLNQVSHENNVTGETVHIQNSLPDLDSKKLISEANKTLSNLLLDGECQNEICEQTDSGICTVISSENTSLYDKSPEEKKTFANEIQEDEHGLDDEDTQENTSYSCSNLNSPKRKSSTISDNSCVCSLRSVKTVASLDHSIEVHNLHAANTEAVKNIPRISSNFDGTNEEFVGVAYGNGQISVCDSNQSSFQINYSENWENLNLSIDASTSRKEFWSDLKCENCPSTSQNIEKIGSKIEQYTQDKIATSKKMKDEKQRRRHQRKHERNGQKLHHGVQESRVQNFQNVRSSASTESSRSNSTDRCLNPRLISYGASLHPSQNTRQMPNFGSSPHASPRLQHFETRSTPGSGQRTSSIASRAQRNSSPQNRKLLDHRRSRSEQIIRMKRRDFEKRDKYERANPRSEQTKRKLGSRSPNELMNDGLGPRTDKSGLANEIISPVTTQTVSYGIQKDNNTQRATRAVRLVNATTVQGTQSVSSDHILVHKPDAGSSSSCSSCCDLSSETSEFQSDCQDDEEIALAMQAAEIANNYKIRAKFRSSEDLVHRLFVCIAGVADQLQTNFASDLRNILKCVFLMNSSQTVEDGEIKDESSVSENHMTSPLNDTVTNHDRQDLLQEYEDDLEETPITTDHNTSTITERGEECVERAPAWIPDNDAPRCMACQAGFTVVRRRHHCRNCGKVFCGRCSSNNVPLPRYGHTKPVRVCNRCFLYQVTPFTVSPVTPAS; this is translated from the exons AGGGACGACACGAGCCTGCTCGCTCAGTTTTTCTACGCGGACGAGTCTTTGAACGCGGTCGCTTGCGAGTTGGACTCGTTCGATGGTCGTCAGGAGCCAGAAAGATGCACCACGTTGGTCAATCAGCTGCGCCACTGTCAGGACAAAGTGTTAACGATATGCAGTCAAATAATGGACGATCTCATTCCGGAGAGCAGGGCAAACCGAGACTTCAGGGTGAAATTTCCTGACGACGTGATGCAGGAGAATCTCGCTGGGCAGCTGTGGTTCGGAGCTGAATGCTTAGCAGCTGGATCCTCGATCATGAACAGGGAGGCTGAAAGTTCAGCCATGAGGCCGCTGGCAAGGGCTTTGACTAAGTCGTTGGACATCGTCAGGAATTTGCTCAGAGAGCACGCGTTAAAAGGTCACATGAACCTGAag TACCTTTTTCAGACGCAATACCCGTTGGACCCATCACTAGAGAAGCTGATCGAGTCGCTGAAGATCTTTGACCGGTTGTTCGCTGATTTCGAGCTGTGCTATGTGGGCGCCATGGTACCGGTGAAATCGACGAAGGAGTACGAGCAGCAGGAGCTCGTTTGCGTTTTATTTTCGGAGACGCTGCAAAGAGCTCTCGAACGTGGATTGCTCAGCCAGGCCGATGTAGATAATTACGAGCCGGCTCTGATGTTTACTATTCCTCGTTTGGCGATTGTTTCTGGCCTCTTGGCTCCGCCTGGAGGCCCTCTGTGCCTCAATTCCCCCGACAACATCAGCGAAGTGTTTAGACCTTTTAGG TCGCTTCTTCTAAAAATAAGAGAACTTCTTTGGACATTGAACAACCGCGAGCTCTACATGCTGGAGAAACTGCTGTGCTCGAACGAGGAGCCTCCGGGTCCCATCCCGCAGTCGTCAAAGTCGTCCGCGTGCCAGGACATTCCCGACCTGGAGGAGTTCGTTCACAATTTTTATACCGGTTATCCGAACTGTAAAGACTTCATCGTAGATTTTTACACAGTGACGAAAAACACGGGGAACAATATGGACGAGGTGGCGGACGACGTGGTTCAAATCTTAGAGGAAGAAAGTCGTTTGACAGAAGGGAATAGCGATCAGGAGGTGGAGGACCGGGGAACAATGATAGAAACCGGGCCTAATCGCTTAAACATATCCGTGAACGGGTACGAGGAGGCTGTGAGGTGTAACGGTAACACGAGGACATCCAGTGAACGAGAAAGTGTTGGTGACGAAGTGCAGTATCATATTAAAAAGCCAGCAAGCTCTTCGAACAGCAGTAGATACTTATCTTGCGACGATAGTCCTTGCTCCAGAAGAATAGAATGTCCCGCGAGTCCTGTTTCAATGGTAGATTCGATGGTGGAGCAGGTCGTTCCAGAAGATAGTATTTCAAGCGTGAACGAGAATAGATGTGGCGAACAATTACACAAACAGCAAGACGAATTTATCACCTCGGATATCACCGAGATTTTAGGCAGCTCCGATCATCACATCGAAATCCCTCAAACGCAGTATCTGCTGAACCAAGTGTCGCACGAGAACAACGTAACTGGTGAGACGGTACACATTCAAAACTCTTTGCCTGACTTGGATTCGAAGAAGCTGATATCCGAGGCGAATAAAACGTTATCGAATTTGTTGCTGGATGGAGAGTGTCAGAACGAGATCTGCGAGCAGACTGACTCGGGAATTTGTACGGTGATTTCGTCGGAGAATACCAGTTTGTACGATAAGAGTCCCGAAGAGAAGAAGACTTTCGCCAACGAGATCCAAGAGGACGAGCACGGATTAGATGACGAAGATACGCAAGAGAATACCAGTTATTCTTGTTCCAATCTGAATTCACCGAAGAGAAAGAGCTCCACGATATCGGATAACTCGTGCGTCTGTAGTCTAAGAAGCGTGAAGACAGTCGCGTCGTTGGACCACTCGATCGAGGTGCACAACCTGCACGCGGCTAACACAGAGGCTGTGAAAAACATTCCACGAATATCGTCGAACTTCGATGGGACGAACGAAGAGTTCGTTGGAGTCGCGTACGGCAATGGGCAGATTTCCGTCTGCGACTCGAACCAGTCTAGTTTTCAGATCaattattcagaaaattgGGAAAATCTCAATTTAAGCATTGATGCGTCTACTTCGAGGAAAGAATTCTGGAGCGACCTGAAGTGTGAAAACTGCCCGTCCACGTCGCAGAACATTGAAAAGATCGGCTCGAAGATCGAGCAGTATACCCAGGATAAGATCGCAACGTCGAAGAAGATGAAGGACGAGAAGCAGAGGAGACGGCATCAACGTAAGCACGAACGGAACGGGCAAAAACTTCATCACGGGGTACAGGAGAGCAGGGTGCAGAACTTTCAAAACGTACGCTCGTCGGCGAGCACGGAGAGTTCCAGATCAAACTCGACGGATCGTTGTTTGAATCCTAGGCTGATCAGTTACGGAGCAAGTCTGCATCCCAGCCAGAACACCAGGCAGATGCCTAATTTTGGTAGCAGCCCTCATGCTAGTCCGCGGTTGCAGCACTTCGAAACTCGTAGCACGCCTGGATCAGGCCAGAGGACTTCTAGTATCGCTTCCAGAGCTCAGAGAAACTCATCTCCGCAAAATAGAAAGCTTCTCGATCATAGGAGATCTAGGTCAGAGCAAATTATCAGAATGAAGAGGAGAGACTTTGAAAAGAGAGATAAGTACGAACGAGCTAATCCCAGGTCGGAGCAGACCAAGAGAAAATTAGGAAGTAGAAGTCCTAATGAACTGATGAACGATGGTTTGGGACCAAGAACGGATAAAAGCGGCCTGGCAAATGAGATAATCTCGCCGGTCACGACGCAGACCGTGTCGTATGGAATACAAAAAGACAATAACACGCAGAGAGCTACGCGAGCTGTGAGGCTAGTGAACGCAACTACGGTTCAAGGGACGCAGTCGGTCAGTTCGGATCATATCCTGGTTCATAAGCCGGATGCTGGGTCCAGTTCGAGCTGCTCGAGTTGCTGTGACTTGAGTTCGGAAACCAGCGAGTTTCAGAGTGATTGTCAGGATGATGAGGAGATAGCCTTGGCTATGCAGGCCGCTGAGATTGCGAACAATTACAAGATTCGAGCGAAATTTCG GTCATCCGAAGATCTCGTTCatcgtttattcgtttgtaTAGCCGGTGTGGCAGATCAATTGCAGACTAATTTCGCATCGGATCTGCGCAATATTTTGAAGTGTGTGTTCCTGATGAACAGTAGTCAAACCGTGGAAGACGGTGAGATAAAGGATGAAAGTTCAGTATCTGAAAATCATATGACAAGCCCGTTGAACGATACGGTTACAAACCATGATCGACAGgatttattacaagaataCGAGGACGATTTGGAAGAGACTCCCATCACCACCGATCATAATACGT CGACCATAACCGAGCGTGGCGAGGAGTGTGTGGAAAGGGCACCAGCTTGGATACCGGACAACGACGCACCTCGTTGTATGGCGTGTCAAGCAGGGTTCACGGTGGTGAGACGCAGACACCATTGCAGAAATTGTGGCAAGGTGTTCTGCGGTCGTTGCAGCAGCAACAACGTTCCCCTGCCCCGTTATGGGCACACGAAGCCTGTCAGGGTATGCAACAGGTGTTTCCTGTATCAGGTGACGCCGTTCACGGTGTCCCCAGTGACGCCAGCGAGCTGA